DNA from Plasmodium vivax scf_6655 genomic scaffold, whole genome shotgun sequence:
aatgaATGgcatgaattatataaatatataaatgcaaaaaatgcttCAATAAAACATTGTGTTGATGACAGATATATAAACAGTGATTTTAGTAaagatgataaaataaacaatttCAAAAGTATATGTGATAATAAACGTATTTGTCGGATTAATAAAAATCCcccattaaaaaaaactggtACAGTTGAACCCTGtagaaaaggtaaaaattgtaagACAGTTACTGCAGAAACAACaggaaaaggcaaattaAGACCAGAGTTGGAAGGAGAACCCTCAAAAGCAACTCGTTTACAAGGGCCAAAAGCACAAGAAACAAGTCGAGAGCATGCTGGTAGAGAAGAATCTAATAGACAAAGCGAAGTTTTACCTGCTCAATTAGATGCAAAGTTTCTCCCTAATTCTATTAAAAGCGAAGATAATGAACCAGAATCTGTAGGTAATAAACATTCTAGCACATCTGTACTAGGAAGTACTTCCACACAAGCTTTGGCTGACATAGGGGATACACCAACTACAGAATTAAATCTGCAAGCAGAAGATTCTCCATCACAAAGCAGTTCTCCTGGGGAATCTATTGCAGGGGGTACATTACGAGTAAGTTATTCAGATAGAAGTCTTCCTCAAAGTAATTTATCTGATGATCAAACTTTAGATGCTAATCACAGTAATATGCAAACACATCAAGGTGGAGGTGCTGAAAGCCAGGATCATAACCATAAAAACCTTGATACAGAACTTGCTGATAGAGTATCTCTGCTTGGAAATGATTTTGCTTCTGAAAAACTTGGCGAAAAGCGTTCTGTTGATAAAGATAATAGTAGACCAGGCAATAATAATGTAGCACATGTCCTCGAAGCGGATAGACCTTTAGATACTGAGAACGAAGGCGTTGTTAGTGCACCAACCGAAGTTGTATCTTCTGGAGATACAAGTCCTATTCGTGAAACTTATGGTGATAAAGATGTTCGTGGTGCCACCAATGGTatagaaattaaaaatgatcaaGAACGTCGTAATGAAGATATATGTAATGGAACTTCTTGTATTACAGAACAAGTTGGTGGATTAACTCATGATAAATTAGATATACTTGCTCAAATTTCCAATGCAATACAAAGTAACCcaaaaatcataaaaactTCAATGCCCATAGGAATTGCTCTGTTATTgggccttctttttaaagtaagctaaaatttatttgccttaaaaaaaaaactattcatatttttttaattatatataataattaaattataaatttaccaatttttcCCTTATAGTACACTCCTTTGTGGAGGGTTCTTACTAAAAAGAATAGGAAGAAAGGAGCAGGTATCAATGAAGAATTGAATAGTGTACTGCAAGAACCTTCAATTATGGATGAAGAAAGAAGTATCCCATTTTCATATAGTGCTTTTGAATATTCATCATTTGA
Protein-coding regions in this window:
- a CDS encoding variable surface protein Vir18, putative (encoded by transcript PVX_019165A), giving the protein MAWLFRGFSRYINPYQKHDSASCMNTYSKLKDDIYQRIDRFNNDMHTNIYNEWHELYKYINAKNASIKHCVDDRYINSDFSKDDKINNFKSICDNKRICRINKNPPLKKTGTVEPCRKGKNCKTVTAETTGKGKLRPELEGEPSKATRLQGPKAQETSREHAGREESNRQSEVLPAQLDAKFLPNSIKSEDNEPESVGNKHSSTSVLGSTSTQALADIGDTPTTELNLQAEDSPSQSSSPGESIAGGTLRVSYSDRSLPQSNLSDDQTLDANHSNMQTHQGGGAESQDHNHKNLDTELADRVSLLGNDFASEKLGEKRSVDKDNSRPGNNNVAHVLEADRPLDTENEGVVSAPTEVVSSGDTSPIRETYGDKDVRGATNGIEIKNDQERRNEDICNGTSCITEQVGGLTHDKLDILAQISNAIQSNPKIIKTSMPIGIALLLGLLFKYTPLWRVLTKKNRKKGAGINEELNSVLQEPSIMDEERSIPFSYSAFEYSSFDQNSY